One Cucumis sativus cultivar 9930 chromosome 1, Cucumber_9930_V3, whole genome shotgun sequence DNA segment encodes these proteins:
- the LOC101222420 gene encoding lectin-like, protein MGLYTTLSYSLSLFISLLIFHPNNVSIATQTTYFLAFPRASTIAFGDENRYWNWTHVEYGGYTIEEAHLHPISWLDCRWNLHSSNFKLNTWYKAHIDVKLTSDAFGWTSPVNAKIEMPDGSKQESLIKLDRRENVGFAISLGKFIITNSTTSGVIQFGFYNHETKWKSGLVIRALVVNMLTDE, encoded by the exons ATGGGCCTTTACACAACACTTTCTTATTctctatctttatttatatctcTCCTTATCTTTCATCCAAATAATGTTTCAATCGCAACCCAAACCACATACTTTCTCGCATTTCCAAGAGCTTCCACGATAGCATTCGGTGATGAAAATCGGTATTGGAATTGGACCCACGTGGAATATGGCGG CTACACAATTGAAGAAGCCCATCTTCATCCAATATCTTGGCTCGATTGTCGTTGGAACTTGCATTCATctaatttcaaactaaatacTTGGTACAAAGCACACATTGATGTAAAGTTAACAAGTGATGCCTTTGGATGGACTTCTCCCGTGAACGCTAAAATTGAGATGCCAGATGGGAGTAAGCAAGAGagtctaataaaattagataGACGAGAGAATGTGGGGTTTGCTATTTCATTAGGTAAATTCATAATAACTAATTCTACCACTAGTGGGGTAATTCAATTTGGCTTCTATAACCATGAAACTAAATGGAAATCAGGGTTGGTTATAAGAGCCCTTGTTGTCAATATGTTAACAGATGAATAA
- the LOC101213453 gene encoding temperature-induced lipocalin-1, translating into MAKKEMEVVKGLDLEKYMGRWYEIASVPSRNQPKNGVNTRANYSLNEDGTVKVVNETWSDGKRSSIEGVAYKADPSSQEAKFKVKFYLPPFLPIIPVVGNYWVLYIDGDYQYVLVGEPSRKNLWILCRNTQLNEAIYNELLQKAKDEGYDVTKLHKTPQSEPPPETDEGPKDTKGIWWFKSILGK; encoded by the exons ATGGCAAAGAAAGAGATGGAAGTGGTAAAAGGGTTGGATCTTGAGAAATACATGGGAAGATGGTATGAAATAGCTTCAGTTCCTTCAAGAAATCAACCCAAAAATGGAGTGAACACAAGGGCCAATTATTCACTCAATGAAGATGGAACTGTGAAAGTGGTGAATGAAACTTGGAGTGATGGGAAGAGAAGTTCCATTGAAGGTGTGGCCTATAAGGCTGATCCTTCAAGCCAAGAAGCTAAGTTTAAGGTCAAATTTTATTTGCCTCCTTTTCTTCCAATAATTCCAGTGGTTGGGAATTATTGGGTTTTGTATATTGATGGTGATTATCAGTATGTTCTTGTCGGGGAACCTTCAAGGAAGAATCTTTGG ATATTGTGCAGAAATACTCAACTAAACGAGGCGATATACAATGAACTGCTTCAGAAGGCCAAGGACGAGGGTTATGACGTTACCAAACTCCACAAGACACCACAAAGCGAACCTCCACCAGAAACTGATGAAGGCCCCAAAGATACGAAGGGCATATGGTGGTTTAAGTCTATTCtgggaaaataa
- the LOC101213209 gene encoding VAMP-like protein YKT61 yields MKITALLVLKCHPEGSDSIILANASDVSHFGYFQRSSVKEFICFVGRTVAKRTPPDQRQSVQHEEYKVHSYNRNGLCALGFMDDHYPVRSAFSLLNQVIDEYQKNFGETWRNAQEDNSQPWPYLTEALTKFQDPAEADKLLKIQRELDETKIILHKTIDSVLARGERLDSLVEKSSDLSAASQMFYKQAKKTNQCCTIL; encoded by the exons atgaagatcaCGGCGTTGCTGGTCTTGAAATGCCACCCAGAAGGATCGGATTCGATTATATTAGCTAACGCTTCCGATGTGAGTCATTTCGGTTACTTTCAGAGGTCCAGCGTTAAGGAGTTCATCTGTTTTGTTGGTCGGACCGTCGCTAAGCGTACCCCTCCTGACCAGCGTCAATCTGTTCAGCACGAAG aGTACAAGGTGCATAGTTACAATAGAAATGGGCTTTGTGCCTTGGGATTCATGGATGACCACTACCCAGTTCGAAGTGCTTTTTCTCTGCTTAACCAG GTTATAGATGAGTACCAAAAAAATTTTGGTGAAACATGGAGAAATGCACAAGAAGATAACTCTCAACCATGGCCCTATCTGACTGAAGCTTTAACCAAATTTCAG GATCCTGCAGAGGCTGacaaattgttgaaaatacaGAGGGAGTTGGACGAAACCAAAATTATTCTT CATAAGACCATTGACAGCGTGCTTGCACGTGGTGAAAGGTTGGACAGTTTGGTCGAGAAGAGCTCTGATCTCAGTGCAGCATCACAG ATGTTCTACAAACAAGCTAAAAAGACCAACCAGTGTTGTACCATATTGTAA